Proteins found in one Plasmodium chabaudi chabaudi strain AS genome assembly, chromosome: 5 genomic segment:
- a CDS encoding RAP protein, putative, producing MINKVIKKLTTKNILCFVSRQKQDHIINYNKYFISRNVSNIRNDLFDGITNGEIDKDKLIYLVKNIQMIDLKEKGILNNISNLLKSHINQFNIDEIYLIIHSFSKLNFTKYSLYNNFVKIIMTKKPVINTRMLTQILIDLHKTSSLDLNALTFFTQYYINNLVKSFSLFDLSMILYIFNKYNYNDCVTVNKICRVISEHFIPIIDEDKGVLTTILLSLSALNLNYEIYSSFLKLHVYTNYEKFEIKYLCNISYSITLWLARGGVKDKFLNELLSNIVLLLISNMHKLKNDELKQLHIVLYFLRALGEDYDDAIKKVEKKNIKNTITVSKMQQQVEKIFTEIGLNVDKEYPVGPYMLDFALKKKKIDIEVNGFTHYYTFDGKVNNKTNLKYFILNKLNWKIVTIEYMDWKNKSKDDKIKYIETNILEKIK from the exons ATGATTAataaagtaataaaaaaattaactacaaaaaatattctatgTTTTGTATCAAGACAAAAACAAGatcatattataaattataataaatattttataagcCGAAATGTAAGTAATATTAGAaatgatttatttgatgGTATCACCAATGGAGAAATTGATAAGGACAAGCTAATATATTTGGTGAAGAACATACAAATGATTGATTTGAAAGAAAAAggcatattaaataatattagcaatttattaaaaagtcATATAAATCAATTTAACATagatgaaatatatttaattatacatTCTTTTAGTAAGTTAAATTTcacaaaatattcattgtataataattttgtaaaaattattatgactAAAAAACCGGTGATAAATACAAGAATGCTAACACAAATATTAATTGATCTTCATAAAACATCATCTTTAGATCTCAATgctttaacattttttacacaatattatataaacaacTTAGTTAAAagtttttctttatttgacCTTTCTAtgatattatacatatttaataagtATAATTACAACGATTGTGTAACTgtcaataaaatatgtcgGGTCATTTCGGAGCATTTTATTCCTATAATTGATGAG GACAAAGGTGTGTTGACCACCATTTTGTTAAGTCTATCTGCACTCAACTTGAATTATGAGATTTACTCCAGTTTTCTAAAATTACatgtatatacaaattatgaaaagtttgaaataaaatatttgtgtaatatttcatattccATCACACTTTGGCTAGCTCGTGGTGGTGTAAAAGACAAATTCTTAAACGAATTATTAAGTAACATTGTGCTTTTGTTAATAAGCAATATGCATAAGCTTAAAAATGACGAACTGAAACAG CTTCACATAGTGCTATACTTTTTAAGGGCACTCGGAGAAGATTATGACGACGCAATAAAAAAGgttgaaaaaaagaatattaaaaatacaataacaGTGTCTAAAATGCAGCAACaagttgaaaaaatttttacagAAATCGGATTAAATGTGGATAAGGAATATCCTGTGGGTCCATATATGCTAGACTttgcattaaaaaaaaaaaag ATTGACATCGAAGTCAATGGATTTACACATTATTACACATTTGATGGAAAAGTAAATAACAAAACAAACCTCAAATATTTCATACTAAATAAGCTTAATTGGAag ATTGTTACTATCGAGTATATGGATTGGAAAAACAAATCAAAAGAt gataaaataaaatatatagagacaaatatattggaaaaaataaaatag